In the Cryptococcus neoformans var. neoformans JEC21 chromosome 1, complete sequence genome, one interval contains:
- a CDS encoding acetylornithine transaminase, putative → MSVRLFRICRTKCAAPLSRGYATELKPNLAYLQVTHPDTAPAPTQSLIQEHSKYLLNTYVRPPILFSHGSSCTLTSTSGKDYLDFTAGIAVTALGHSDQGVNNVMAEQAGKIGHASNVYWNEHAGELAKSLIENTRTHGGLGLGKAEGDDKGGRVFFSNSGTEANEGALKFARAYGKTIAEDKSDIVCFSNAFHGRSLGALSCTPNPKYQAPFAPLIPGVKVGEYNDMSEERLKDLVNEKTCGVIVEPIQGEGGVGEGKKEWFEMLGKRCKEVGAVLIYDEIQCGLFRSGEMWAHSSFPAAAQPDIVTMAKPLANGFPIGAIMVRSKIANAISPGMHGTTFGGQPLACAMGVHVLERLSAPAFLDNLQSTSAYLGKKAEKLPQLFPSLIKEIRGRGLIRGIAFKDESKPGELVKLARERGVLLLTAGKDAVRLVPALVVSKEECDKAMGVIESCLHIIEGDKA, encoded by the exons ATGTCCGTTCGCCTGTTTCGTATCTGCCGCACAAAATGCGCAGCCCCCCTCTCCAGGGGCTACGCCACAGAGCTCAAG CCGAACTTGGCCTACCTCCAAGTCACACATCCCGATACCGCTCCTGCCCCCACCCAATCCCTTATCCAAGAACACTCTAAGTACCTCCTCAACACCTATGTACGGCCCCccattctcttctcgcaCGGCTCTTCATGCACTctcacctccaccagcgGTAAAGATTACCTAGATTTCACAGCCGGTATCGCTGTCACTGCTTTGGGGCACTCCGACCAGGGTGTCAACAACGTGATGGCCGAGCAAGCAGGGAAGATCGGGCACGCGAGCAATGTCTACTGGAACGAGCATGCTGGAGAACTCGCCAAGTCCCTGATAGAAAATACTCGAACCCATGGCGGCCTGGGTCTCGGCAAGGCCGAAGGAGATGACAAGGGCGGCCGagttttcttctccaactctgGTACAGAAGCAAATGAAGGTGCTCTAAAATTTGCACGAGCCTACGGCAAGACAATTGCTGAGGACAAAAGTGACATTGTCTGCTTCTCCAATGCCTTTCACGGCCGTTCACTTGGTGCTCTCTCATGCACCCCCAATCCCAAGTACCAAGCCCCTTTTGCCCCTCTGATTCCCGGTGTCAAGGTTGGAGAGTACAATGACATGTCCGAAGAGAGGCTCAAGGACCTTGTCAACGAAAAGACATGCGGTGTTATCGTGGAACCTATCCAGGGTGAAGGTGGTGTTGgtgaggggaagaaggaatggtTTGAAATGCTTGGGAAAAGGTGCAAGGAGGTTGGCGCTGTTTTGATCTACGATGAGATTCAG TGCGGCCTCTTTAGGTCTGGTGAAATGTGGGCCCACTCCAGCTTCCCTGCCGCGGCCCAGCCAGACATTGTCACTATGGCAAAACCCCTCGCCAACGGTTTCCCCATTGGAGCTATCATGGTCCGCTCCAAAATTGCCAACGCCATCTCCCCCGGTATGCATGGTACCACCTTTGGTGGGCAGCCTCTTGCCTGTGCGATGGGTGTCCATGTGCTCGAACGTCTCTCTGCTCCCGCGTTCCTCGATAATCTTCAAAGCACAAGTGCTTACCTTGGGAAGAAAGCTGAAAAGTTACCCCAGCTATTTCCTAGTCTGATCAAGGAGATTCGAGGAAGGGGTTTGATCAGGGGTATCGCATTCAAGGACGAGAGCAAACCAGGAGAGCTTGTCAAGCTTGCTAGGGAGAGGGGTGTTTTGCTTCTGACAGCCGGCAAGGATGCCGTTAGGCTTGTCCCTGCCCTGGTTGTGAGCAAGGAGGAGTGCGACAAGGCTATGGGCGTCATTGAGAGCTGTTTGCATATCATTGAGGGGGATAAAGCATAA
- a CDS encoding cytoplasm protein, putative gives MSDPQFDISHLSAAAISIEGRHFIDSHGRVLHLRGANVSAASKVPAFPAPKIHDHAQANYVGRPFPLEEADEHWARLKSWGLTFVRLTVTWEALEHKERGVYDEDYLAYLRALLQSMEPYGLVAYIALHQDVWSRYCGGSGAPGWTLEAAGFDLSNEGENLSLSGAAFLDGIKSGRLAGERGLWPTGYQKLAAATMNTLFWGGETFAPSLRVSAQNDGKWVSRNIQVYLQDAFLAATAKLVKAVGDLETVVGFELMNEPHPGFIGIQSIHEWDYTTDLHLGQFPSPLQSFSMGAGHPTPNVPVYTRSFPFPTRITSHVTANPEGACAWASKECPWEKHGVWRWSEARQEAAALQQDYFVKNRDGGKVDFYEDFYFPFVRKWEQVVEENTSSTKGLKARMVEAIPNELCPEWKEESRPKNMVYAPHWYDLNTLFKKKFGFMSVNVQGLARGMFILRALYFGTAAAKANYALQIKTIVLAARLKLGPVPVIFGECGVPMDINNEEAFRTGDWKWQERSMDAVISAMEGALMGFNLWTYNPANRDDIGDDWNAENFSWYSESNRTKLLQDAEKSSDCLDVGARLLNVIVRPYPIATAGNPTSLAYDANACTFTYRFRSPLRVSTAAPTPEEYTEIFLPRRVFRKESTEWTVTAGGKVHVDWEKERAFVWFEDSSLTAASIKEDTRSRRIDIWVTGQKVEESWSTAQILVTVAILLLGVLVAYYAQLYEWEKDKTIFQHLRETNGM, from the exons ATGTCCGATCCTCAATTTGACATATCCCACCTATCTGCAGCTGCAATTTCCATAGAAGGCAGGCATTTTATCGACTCGCACGGGAGAGTCTTACACCTGCGGGGTGCCAACGTTTCCGCTGCAAGCAAAGT ACCTGCGTTCCCTGCGCCTAAAATTCACGATCATGCGCAGGCCAATTATGTCGGAAGGCCGTTCCCGCTGGAGGAGGCTGATGAGCATTGGGCGAGGCTCAAATCATGGGGTTTGACATTTG TCAGGTTAACCGTAACTTGGGAAGCGCTCGAACACAAGGAAAG AGGTGTCTATGACGAAGATTATCTTGCGTACTTGAGGGCGTTGCTTCAAAGCATGGAGCCTTATGGGCTCGTCGCATACATT GCTCTTCATCAAGATGTATGGTCAAGATACTGCGGAGGA TCTGGGGCACCCGGATGGACGCTAGAAGCGGCGGGGTTTGACCTTTCAAATGAGGGCGAGAATTTGTCCTTGTCTGGTGCCGCCTTCCTTGACGGCATCAAGAGTGGAAGGCTCGCAGGAGAGAGGGGCTTATGGCCAACTG GCTACCAAAAGCTGGCTGCGGCTACTATGAA TACTTTATTTTGGGGTGGAGAGACGTTTGCGCCTTCGCTCAGAGTATCCGCCCAAAATGATGGGAAATGGGTGTCTCGCAACATCCAGGTATACTTACAAGACGCCTTCCTTGCTGCTACCGCCAAGCTTGTGAAGGCCGTAGGTGATCTTGAGACAGTCGTCGGTTTTGAA CTTATGAACGAACCCCATCCTGGGTTCATTGGTATCCAATCTATTCACGAATGG GACTATACTACTGATCTTCATTTGGGTCAATTCCCCTCTCCGCTTCAATCATTCTCTATGGGTGCCGGCCACCCCACTCCCAATGTACCTGTTTATACTcgttctttccctttcccaaccCGTATAACATCTCACGTGACGGCCAACCCTGAAGGAGCTTGCGCCTGGGCAAGTAAGGAATGCCCTTGGGAGAAGCATGGTGTTTGGCGGTGGAGTGAAGCAAGGCAGGAGGCTGCTGCTTTGCAGCAAGACTACTTTGTAAAGAACCGGGATGGAGGCAAGGTTGATTTTTACGAAGACTTTTATTTCCCATTTGTGAGAAAGTGGGAGCAAGTGGTCGAAGAGAATACTTCCTCAACCAAGGGATTGAAAGCCAGAATGGTGGAAGCAATTCCCAACGAGCTTTGCCCagagtggaaagaggagtcGCGGCCCAAGAATATGGTCTATGCGCCTCATTGGTATGATCTAAACACATTgttcaagaagaagtttgGGTTCATGTCAGTTAATGTTCAAGGCCTTGCTCGG GGCATGTTTATTCTTCGAGCGCTGTATTTTGGCACTGCTGCCGCCAAAGCCAATTATGCTCTTCAGATAAAGACCATCGTCCTTGCTGCTCGACTTAAACTTGGGCCCGTACCTGTGATCTTTGGTGAATGCGGTGTTCCCATGGACATCAA CAATGAGGAAGCCTTTAGGACGGGAGACTGGAAATGGCAAGAACGGTCTATGGATGCTGTTATTTCTGCGATGGAAGGCGCATTAATGGGATTCAA TTTGTGGACCTACAATCCTGCCAATCGCGACGATATTGGTGATGAT TGGAATGCGGAGAATTTTTCCTGGTATTCAGAAAGTAATCGCACCAAGCTCCTTCAGGATGCCGAAAAAAGCTCCGACTGTCTTGACGTTGGAGCTCGTCTGTTGAATGTTATTGTT CGCCCTTACCCGATCGCCACCGCTGGTAACCCAACTTCTCTTGCTTACGACGCAAACGCTTGTACTTTTACATATCGTTTCCGATCTCCTTTGAGGGTGTCAACCGCGGCTCCCACTCCCGAAGAATACACCGagatcttccttcctcgtcgcGTATTCCGAAAAGAGTCCACAGAATGGACAGTCACAGCTGGGGGCAAAGTCCATGTTGACTGGGAGAAAGAGCGAGCATTCGTGTGGTTCGAGGACTCAAGTTTGACGGCAGCAAGCATCAAGGAAGACACGAGGTCGCGCCGAATCGATATTTGGGTAACAGGCCAAAAGGTAGAGGAAAGTTGGTCCACTGCACAAATCCTGGTGACAGTGGCGATCTTGCTGCTGGGTGTGCTGGTGGCATATTACGCACAGCTCTACGAATGGGAGAAAGATAAGACGATCTTCCAACACCTGAGGGAGACCAATGGAATGTAG
- a CDS encoding aspartate carbamoyltransferase, putative: protein MSIPTPPAFQGVVPPSDIPATQQASSLAPAAHSAVAPEADTPTMERTPSSAPVPRPAGSLYPPATLKGIDYQGMPDEPKWDDSMGEPDAVLELADGLALAGHSFGAKKSVAGECVFQTGMVGYPESLTDPSYSSQILILTYPLVGNYGVPERPDVETSHVPTSEDAHNVPPASSLLDSLPLEFESSHIHVAALVVANYHPSFSHHLATSSLGKWLEEQGIPAIWGVDTRMLTKRLREGGVLLGRVLNKRAGVLDGERGRDGQSGVLGGVQRLINGLSPSTSMAQTQSIDKFNVSWREDFETIPYYDPNHENLVAKVSTKAPVVYTASTSSDKKIHPQTGRQMRVVAIDVGMKWNQIRCFRERGIEVKVVPWNYDINNESEPYDGLFVSNGPGDPSMVKETISNLSQALETSKVPIFGICLGHQLLALASGAKTRKMKYGNRGMNIPCTCATSGRCYITSQNHGYEVDVTTLKNGWEPLFTNANDGSNEGIWCGKNGKPFFSVQFHPESAPGPRDTEFLFDVFIQSIVDTAREGRLISIDVPGGELATNIAAKPREQVKKVLVLGSGGLSIGQAGEFDYSGSQAIKALKEEGIYTILVNPNIATIQTSKGLADKVYFLPVTPEFVLKIIKHEKPDGIYCTFGGQTALNVGIKLKDEFSKLGVKVLGTPIETIITTEDREMFARAMEEIGEKCAESATAVNLTEAIEAANRIGFPVIVRAAYALGGLGSGFAKDVEQLTELCGKAFATSPQVLVEKSMKGWKEIEYEVVRDCRNNCITVCNMENFDPLGIHTGDSIVVAPSQTLSDADYNMLRTTAVNVIRHLGVVGECNIQYALNPYSKEYCIIEVNARLSRSSALASKATGYPLAFIAAKLGLNIPLNEIRNSVTKLTSACFEPSLDYCVVKIPRWDLKKFNRVSTALSSSMKSVGEVMAIGRTFEETIQKAIRCIDDQLPGFGDHAKVEDLDYEIANPTDKRLFAIAAALKKGYSVEKLNEMSSIDPWFLTRLQRLIKTEQVISQYNASNVPSALVLNAKQLGFADRQIAKMLSSNELAVRRLRIEAGITPFVKQIDTVAAEFPAFTNYLYTTYNATEHDVDFEDNGVMVLGSGVYRIGSSVEFDWCAVRAIRTLRENGMKTVMINYNPETVSTDYDEADKLYFENISLETVLDIYDTEHSSGVVLSMGGQTPNNIALALHRQNVKIYGTSPEMIDTAENRYKFSRMLDKIGVDQPLWRELTSFPEAKAFCDKVGYPVLVRPSYVLSGAAMNVVFSQDDLNNYLTQATDVSRDHPVVISKYIEEAKEIEMDAVARDGKMVMHYISEHVENAGVHSGDATLVLPPQDLDAETVRKIEIATQKIGHALNVTGPYNIQFIAKNNEIKVIECNLRAARSFPFVSKVTGIDAIEIATKVMLGLPVTPYPDVKMPANYVGVKVPQFSFSRLSGADPVLGVEMASTGEVACFGKDRYDAYLKALISTGIVPPKKNILLSIGSFKEKLEMLPSVHKLHRMGYNLFATAGTADFIQEHGIPVKYLEQLGSENDLNPQKKEYSLSQHLANNLIDLYINLPSKNRFRRPASYISQGYKSRRMAVDFAIPLITNVKNAKLFIEAIIRKPTFDISSVDYQTSHETFTFPGLVSVQAFVPGAAEESSTDFGEATEAAIEGGFTIMQMVPQGVNSAVEDEISLQRAQANASGAAHCDYSFSVAATADNASRLQDAIAAGAKALYIPFNNFYGANNKVSSVSQHFAAWPADRPIITDARATDLASTLLLASLNNRSIHITSVSTKDDLLLIALAKEKGLAVTCDVSIYSLFYCQTDFPDAAKVLPSKADQEALWDNLASIDVFSVGVLPYELGRALNKPVSARSGVAESLPLLLTAVTEGKLTLEDISLRLSENPRAIFGLPEQSQTYVEIEVNRRSSFTAEDAERTWSPLDGQAIAGNVHRVVANNHSIFLDGQSFSMPFGRDISASGSRPTKQARGSFALQKRPSVTALMSPISEKTSSAGAKLMSLASVAPIRELSPIRGLVSVQTHPTFSRRHILSVKQFDREDLHALFNVASEMRTAVERSGSVDTLRGRVLCTLFYEPSTRTSTSFEAAMKRCGGEVVQVNASTSSVQKGESLADTIRTVGCYADAIALRHPSVGSAKAAAKSSPVPILNAGDGIGEHPTQSLLDVFCIREELGSVNGITVTLIGDLKNGRTVHSLVKLLSLYDVTLNFVSPRSLAMPESVKTEAFRAGIRFTESFTLTDEIVSRSDVLYVTRVQKERFENIAEYEAVKDIYVINNDVLEKAKESAIVMHPLPRVNEIDPEVDFDSKRAAYFRQMRYGLFVRMALLTLVMGA, encoded by the exons ATGTCCATCCCCACCCCTCCTGCGTTCCAGGGTGTCGTTCCTCCCAGCGACATCCCAGCCACCCAACAGGCTTCCAGCTTGGCTCCTGCTGCTCACAGCGCTGTGGCGCCCGAAGCTGACACTCCCACCATGGAGCGcactccttcctctgcccCCGTACCTAGGCCCGCGGGCAGCCTTTACCCCCCTGCTACTCTCAAGGGTATTGACTACCAAGGTATGCCTGACGAGCCCAAATGGGACGACTCGATGGGCGAGCCTGATGCCgtccttgagcttgctgATGGCCTCGCTCTCGCTGGTCACTCTTTCGGTGCCAAAAAGTCTGTTGCCGGAGAATGCGTCTTCCAGACCG GTATGGTCGGTTATCCCGAGTCTCTCACCGATCCTTCATACTCTTCTCAGATCCTTATCCTCACCTACCCCCTGGTCGGTAACTATGGTGTTCCTGAGAGACCCGACGTGGAGACCTCTCACGTCCCCACTTCCGAGGATGCTCACAATGTTCCTCCCGCTTCTAGCCTTCTTGACTCCTTGCCTCTTGAGTTTGAGTCTTCCCACATTCACGTTGCGGCCCTTGTGGTTGCCAACTATCACCCTAGCTTCTCGCACCACTTGgccacttcttccttgggCAAGTGGCTCGAAGAGCAAGGCATCCCCGCCATTTGGGGTGTCGACACTAGGATGCTCACCAAGCGTCTCCGAGAAGGTGGTGTCCTCCTCGGTCGAGTTCTCAACAAGCGAGCAGGTGTCCTCGATGGCGAGCGAGGTAGGGATGGCCAGTCTGGCGTCCTTGGCGGCGTTCAGCGTCTCATTAACGGCCTTTCTCCTTCGACCTCTATGGCTCAAACCCAGTCCATTGACAAGTTCAATGTCAGCTGGCGAGAGGACTTTGAGACCATCCCTTATTACGATCCCAACCACGAGAATCTTGTAGCCAAGGTGTCTACCAAGGCTCCTGTTGTCTACACCGCTAGCACCAGCTCCGACAAGAAAATACACCCTCAGACAGGTAGGCAGATGAGGGTTGTGGCCATTGATGTCGGTATGAAGTGGAACCAAATCAGGTGTTTCAGGGAGCGTGGTATCGAAGTTAAGGTTGTCCCTTGG AATTATGATATCAACAACGAATCTGAGCCTTACGATGGTCTCTTTGTTTCTAACGGTCCTGGTGACCCTTCCATGGTCAAGGAGACTATCAGCAACCTTTCTCAAGCCCTCGAGACTTCCAAGGTCCCTATCTTTGGTATTTGTCTTGGTCACCAACTTCTCGCCCTTGCTTCCGGTGCCAAGACCCGCAAGATGAAGTACGGTAATCGTGGTATGAACATTCCTTGTACCTGCGCTACATCTGGTCGATGCTACATCACCTCTCAGAACCACGGTTACGAAGTCGACGTAACCACCCTCAAGAACGGCTGGGAACCTTTGTTCACCAATGCCAACGACGGCTCTAACGAGGGTATCTGGTGCGGTAAGAACGGTaaacccttcttctccgttcAGTTCCACCCCGAGTCTGCTCCTGGTCCTCGAGACACTGAGTTCCTTTTCGATGTCTTCATCCAAAGCATCGTTGACACTGCTCGAGAGGGCAGATTGATCTCCATTGATGTTCCCGGTGGTGAGCTTGCGACCAACATCGCTGCCAAGCCCCGAGAGCAGGTCAAGAAGGTTCTTGTCCTTGGTTCCGGTGGTCTTTCCATTGGACAGGCCGGTGAATTCGACTACTCCGGTTCCCAAGCCATCAAGGCtttgaaggaggaaggtatCTACACCATCCTCGTCAACCCCAATATTGCCACTATCCAAACCTCCAAGGGTCTCGCGGACAAGGTTTACTTCCTTCCCGTCACCCCCGAATTTGTGCTCAAAATCATCAAGCACGAGAAGCCCGATGGTATCTACTGTACTTTCGGTGGTCAGACCGCCTTGAATGTCGgtatcaagctcaaggacgAGTTTAGCAAACTCGGTGTCAAGGTACTCGGTACCCCCATTGAgaccatcatcaccaccgAAGACCGAGAAATGTTTGCCCGTGCtatggaggagattggcGAGAAGTGTGCCGAGTCTGCTACCGCGGTCAACTTGACAGAGGCTATCGAAGCTGCCAATCGAATTGGTTTCCCCGTCATTGTTCGAGCTGCCTATGCTCTCGGTGGTTTGGGTTCTGGTTTCGCCAAGGATGTGGAGCAATTGACAGAGCTGTGTGGCAAGGCCTTTGCTACTAGTCCTCAAGTTTTGGTTGAGAAGAGTATGAAGGGTtggaaggagattgagtATGAAGTTGTTAGGGACTGCAGGAACAATTGTATCACCGTGTGTAACATGGAG AACTTTGATCCTCTTGGTATTCACACTGGTGACTCGATCGTCGTCGCCCCCTCCCAAACTCTCTCTGATGCGGACTACAACATGCTTCGAACTACCGCTGTCAACGTTATCCGACACCTCGGTGTCGTTGGAGAGTGTAACATCCAGTATGCGCTCAACCCGTACTCCAAGGAGTACTGCATCATTGAAGTCAACGCCCGTCTCTCCCGTTCGTCCGCTTTGGCTTCCAAAGCTACCGGTTACCCTCTTGCCTTCATTGCTGCCAAGTTGGGTTTGAACATTCCTTTGAACGAGATCCGAAACTCGGTGACCAAGTTAACTTCAGCGTGCTTTGAGCCTTCTCTTGACTACTGTGTCGTCAAGATTCCTCGATGGGATCTCAAGAAGTTCAACCGCGTGAGCACCGCGTTGAGCTCCTCCATGAAGTCTGTTGGTGAAGTCATGGCCATCGGCCGTACTTTCGAAGAGACCATCCAAAAGGCTATCAGGTGTATCGACGACCAGCTCCCTGGTTTCGGTGACCACGCCAAGGTTGAGGATCTCGACTATGAGATTGCCAACCCTACCGACAAGAGGTTGTTCGCCATCGCAGCGGcattgaagaagggctACTCTGTTGAGAAGTTGAACGAGATGAGCTCTATCGATCCCTGGTTCTTGACCAGGTTGCAGAGGTTGATTAAGACGGAGCAGGTTATCTC TCAATACAACGCTTCCAACGTTCCTTCCGCCCTCGTTCTTAACGCTAAGCAGCTTGGTTTTGCTGACAGGCAGATCGCCAAGATGCTCAGCTCCAACGAGCTTGCTGTTCGTCGTCTCCGTATTGAGGCCGGTATCACTCCTTTTGTCAAGCAGATTGACACTGTCGCCGCTGAGTTCCCCGCGTTCACCAACTACCTCTACACTACTTACAACGCCACTGAGCATGATGTTGACTTCGAAGACAACGGTGTTATGGTCCTCGGTTCTGGTGTCTACCGAATCGGTTCTTCTGTTGAATTCGATTGGTGTGCTGTGAGGGCCATCAGAACATTGAGGGAGAATGGCATGAAGACAGTCATGATCAACTACAATCCTGAAACTGTGTCTACCGATTACGACGAGGCAGACAAGTTGTACTTTGAGAACATCTCTCTTGAGACCGTTCTTGACATCTATGACACTGAGCACTCTAGCGGTGTCGTTTTGTCCATGGGTGGTCAGACCCCTAACAACATTGCGCTCGCGCTTCATCGACAGAACGTCAAGATCTACGGCACTTCCCCCGAGATGATCGACACTGCCGAGAACCGATACAAATTCTCTCGAATGCTCGACAAAATTGGTGTTGACCAACCCTTGTGGAGGGAGTTGACCTCGTTCCCTGAGGCCAAGGCTTTCTGTGACAAGGTCGGCTACCCCGTGCTTGTCCGTCCATCTTACGTTTTGTCTGGTGCGGCGATGAATGTCGTTTTCTCTCAAGATGACCTCAACAACTACCTTACTCAGGCTACCGACGTTTCCCGAGACCACCCCGTCGTTATCTCCAAGTACATCGAGGAGGCCAAGGAAATTGAGATGGACGCCGTCGCCAGGGATGGTAAGATGGTGATGCACTACATCTCCGAGCACGTCGAGAACGCTGGTGTTCACTCTGGTGATGCTACGCTCGTGCTTCCCCCTCAGGACCTCGATGCCGAGACTGTCCGAAAGATTGAGATTGCCACACAAAAGATTGGTCACGCGCTCAACGTTACCGGTCCTTACAATATCCAATTCATTGCCAAGAACAATGAGATCAAGGTTATTGAGTGTAACCTCCGTGCCGCTCGatccttccccttcgtcTCCAAGGTCACCGGTATCGACGCCATCGAAATTGCCACCAAGGTCATGCTCGGTTTGCCTGTCACCCCCTACCCTGACGTCAAGATGCCCGCCAACTACGTCGGTGTCAAGGTCCCCCAGTTCTCTTTCAGCCGATTGTCTGGTGCGGACCCTGTTCTCGGTGTTGAGATGGCTTCTACTGGTGAAGTCGCTTGTTTCGGTAAAGACAGATACGATGCCTACTTGAAGGCTCTTATCTCCACCGGTATCGTCCctcccaagaagaacaTCCTCTTGTCCATTGGTTCCTTCAAGGAGAAGCTTGAGATGCTTCCTTCCGTTCACAAGCTCCACCGAATGGGCTACAACTTGTTTGCTACCGCCGGTACTGCCGATTTCATTCAAGAACACGGTATCCCGGTCAAGTACCTCGAACAACTTGGCTCGGAGAACGATCTCAACCctcagaagaaggagtacTCTTTGAGCCAGCATCTTGCCAACAACTTGATCGACTTGTACATTAACTTGCCTTCCAAGAACAGGTTCCGACGACCGGCCAGTTACATCTCCCAGGGTTACAAGTCTAGACGAATGGCTGTCGACTTTGCTATTCCTCTGATTACCAACGTCAAGAATGCCAAGTTGTTCATCGAGGCGATCATCCGAAAGCCCACATTCGACATCTCCAGCGTCGATTACCAAACCTCTCACGAGACTTTCACCTTCCCTGGTCTCGTCTCCGTTCAGGCCTTTGTTCCTGGTGCTGCTGAGGAGAGCTCTACCGACTTTGGTGAGGCGACTGAGGCTGCGATTGAGGGTGGATTTACCATCATGCAGATGGTGCCTCAGGGTGTCAACTCTGCTGTCGAAGACGAAATCTCTCTTCAGCGAGCCCAGGCTAACGCTTCTGGCGCTGCCCACTGCGACTATTCCTTCTCTGTCGCTGCTACTGCCGACAATGCCTCTCGTTTGCAGGATGCCATCGCCGCCGGCGCCAAGGCTCTTTACATTCCCTTCAACAACTTTTATGGTGCAAACAACAAGGTCAGCAGCGTCTCTCAACACTTTGCTGCCTGGCCTGCCGACAGGCCCATCATCACTGATGCTAGGGCTACTGATCTTGCTTCCACCTTGTTGTTGGCCAGCTTGAACAACAGGAGCATCCACATTACCAGTGTTTCCACCAAGGACGACTTGTTGTTGATCGCGTTAGCTAAGGAGAAGGGTCTCGCCGTTACTTGCGACGTTTCCATCTACTCTCTCTTCTACTGTCAGACTGACTTCCCCGACGCTGCCAAGGTCCTTCCCTCTAAGGCGGATCAGGAGGCTTTGTGGGACAACCTTGCCTCCATCGACGTTTTCTCCGTCGGTGTTCTTCCTTACGAGCTCGGCCGAGCCCTCAACAAGCCCGTTTCTGCCCGATCTGGTGTTGCCGagtctctccctctcttgcTCACTGCCGTCACCGAGGGAAAGCTTACTCTCGAAGACATCTCTCTTCGACTGAGCGAGAACCCTCGTGCTATCTTCGGCTTGCCCGAGCAGTCCCAGACTTATGTCGAGATTGAAGTGAACCGACGATCCTCTTTCACTGCTGAGGATGCCGAGCGTACTTGGTCACCTCTCGACGGCCAGGCCATCGCTGGTAACGTTCACCGAGTCGTCGCCAACAACCACTCCATTTTCCTTGATGGCCAAAGCTTCTCGATGCCCTTCGGCCGGGACATCTCTGCCTCCGGTTCTCGACCGACCAAGCAAGCCCGTGGCTCGTTTGCTCTTCAGAAGCGACCTTCCGTCACCGCCCTCATGTCCCCCATCTCCGAGAAGACCTCATCTGCCGGTGCCAAGCTCATGTCACTTGCTTCCGTCGCCCCTATTCGAGAACTTTCCCCTATTCGTGGCCTCGTGTCTGTCCAGACCCATCCCACTTTCTCGCGTCGACACATCCTCTCAGTGAAGCAATTCGACCGTGAAGACTTGCACGCGTTGTTCAATGTTGCTTCCGAGATGCGTACTGCGGTTGAACGATCCGGCTCTGTTGACACTCTTCGAGGCAGGGTCCTCTGCACCTTGTTCTACGAGCCGTCAACGAGGACTAGCACTTCGTTCGAGGCTGCTATGAAGAGGTGTGGTGGTGAAGTTGTCCAGGTCAATGCTTCTACTTCTTCTGTGCAGAAGGGTGAGAGCTTGGCAGACACCATCAGGACTGTTGGCTGCTACGCCGATGCCATTGCTTTGCGACATCCCTCTGTGGGTAGCGCCAAGGCTGCGGCCAAGTCCAGCCCTGTGCCCATCTTGAACGCTGGTGACGGTATTGGAGAGCACCCTACTCAGAGTTTGTTGGATGTCTTTTGTATCCGAGAAGAGTTGGGCTCTGTGAACGGTATCACGGTCACACTGA TTGGTGATCTCAAGAATGGTCGAACTGTTCACTCGCTTGTCAAGCTTCTCTCCCTTTACGACGTGACCCTCAACTTTGTCTCCCCTCGTTCTCTTGCCATGCCCGAGTCTGTCAAGACCGAGGCTTT